A window of Thiovulum sp. ES genomic DNA:
ATCTATCGCCTAAAATATATCTATTTGGATGGTAAAGCATTTGATGTTCTTTATTAAAAATATAGATGTAACCCGTTTCACCTATTCTTGTTTCAATTATAATTTTTTCAATCTTTTTTGAGAGTGCATTTTTCCTACTCTCCATCTCTCGTTCGATGTCATCTGTATAAAAACCTGTTCCAACAATCCAATCCCACTCTGAAAATAGTTTAAAATAGCTTGTTTTCTCCTTTTTATCACTTCCTCCAGCTCGTTTCCATTGATATGAGTAGTATCCATCTTTTATTCGTATTGCACGATAAATTATATTTTTCAAGATTTTATCTTCATCTTTATCAAGTAAAACTGTTCCGCTTTCAATATCTTTTTTTATTGGATGACTTATAAAATTGTGATTTTTTGAAACAATCCAGATGTAATTATTGTTTTCATAACGAAAGGAATCAACAAACTCTTTTGCCAATCTTTGAGCTTCTTCTTTTGAAATTCTTCCGTTTAAAGATGCATTATATAGATTATTTATAACTTCAATTGAGAGATCAACCATGTTTTTAATCTCCTCTTTTTTATTATAAATAATCTCCTTTTTATGAAAAACAATCTCTTTGTAATAGTCATCAACAACTTCATAAACACGATTTAAAACCTCTTTGCCATGATTTTCCATTAATTTGTAATTGTGTTCTCTGTTGAGAGGCAAAATGTAAAAATAGACAACAAGAAATTGAATTACAAGCAGGAAAAAAGCAAGAAGCAGAGTCTTTTTAACAATGGCAGATTTAAACACAGTTTTACCTAATTTTAATTGAAATGAGTGCGACTAAGTTTGACAAAAGAGAAATTATCCAAAAACGAACAATGATTTTATTTTCATGCCAATTTTTCATCTCAAAATGGTGATGAATTGGTGTCATTAAAAAGATTCTCTTTTTTCTAGTTTTAAAACTAGCAACTTGTAAAATAACAGTCATTGCTTCAACAACAAAAATAAGACCAATTAAAATTAGTAAAATCTCATTTTTTGTAACAATTGCTAAATAGCCTAAAAATCCACCAATTGCTAAACTACCAGAATCTCCCATGAAAACTTCAGCAGGATGAGCATTGTACCAGAGAAAACCAGTCAAAGCACCTGTTAAAGAAGCTCCAATAATTGCAACTTCACCAATCCCATCAATATCTGGAAGAAGCAGATATTCGCTCAAAATTGCATTTCCGCTTAAATAAGCAAAAATTGAAAGAGTTAAAACGGAAAATATCGAGGGAACGGTCGCAAGTCCATCAAGTCCATCTGTTAAATTTACAGCATTTGAGGTGCTGATCATAACAAGAACAGCAAATGGGATCATGTAAATTCCCATTTCCAACACTGAATTTTTCATAAAAGGCATATATAATTCTGTTGAAAAACCTGAGTTGTATAAAATAACTCCAATAATAGTAGAGAGAAGAATCAGCAAAAGCATCTTCATTTTTGCACTCAAACCGCCACTATTTTTTTTGCCAAGAACTTTCCCGAGATCATCTACTATTCCAATTCCAGAAAAGAATAGTATTGCCAAAACTCCACCAATTGCATAAATGTTAGAACAATGAATTGTCATTAAAGATGAAAAAAGTGTTGCAAAAACAAATACCAATCCACCCATTGTAGGAGTTTTTCCTTTTATCGAGTGTTGTTTTACAGAATCATGGATTGGTTGTTGAAAACTTTTTGATTTTGCCCAACGAATATAGACAGGCATTAAAAAAAGAACAAGAAAGAGAGAGAGAATGAAACCAAACCCTGCTCTAAAAGTTATATATTGAAAAACATTTATGTCAAAAAGTAGATAAAGTTCATAAAGCAAAACAGACTCCTAAAGATTACTTAATTCTTCAATAAGTTTCATTGGAGTAAATGAGAAACTGTTTCCTTTGTAATTTTGCGATGCAAAACTGTGAGCAAGTGAAGCTGATATTGTTGTATCCAAAAGAGAGTAGTGTTGAGCTACAAGAGCACCAATCATTCCGGCGAGAACATCTCCACTTCCACCTTTTGCAAGATTTTGAGAACCAAAAGTATCAATATAAATTTTTCCATTCTGTCCAATAATTCTGTTTGCACCTTTTAAAAATAGAACACTATTCGGATATTTTTCAGAGAATGCTGTAACAAGCTCAACTCTTCTTTTAATAACATCAGAAACAGAAATAGTAATTCCCATTGCAGTTTGCAAAACTGAAACAAACTCTTTTGGATGTGGAGTTAAAATTAAATTATCTGGTCGCTTATTTAAAATCTCAAAGATAATTTTGTCATGAAGAATATCAGCATCAAGAACAAGTGGCAATGATGAGGTTAGAAGAGTATTTTTAAAATGCTCAATTCCAATATTTCCAAGTCCCATTCCCGCAACAATAACAGCACTATTTTTTGGAACATCTCGACTTTGCATAATTTCATAAGGAATATCTCGCTTGATTCTGCTAACAAGTGTATTTAAACCAGAACCAAAATTTTGAGAAGCAAGAGATGAAAGAGTAGAAGCACCCTCTTTATCACCACTTAAAATTGCAACATGTCCATAATCTCCTTTATGAGTCCCTTTTTGTGTTCGATGAGGTAATTTTAAATCACTCTTTTCTAAAGTAAAAAATTTTCTCGAATTTCCGTAAATCTTTTTTGATACACCTAAATCAACAACTTCAACTGTTCCAATAAGATCTTTTGCTTCATCAGAAAAAAGAGATATTTTTTTAGCTCCCATAACAACTGTGTGATCACATTTAACAGCTTCACCGCTACTATTTCCATTTTCATCAAGCCCAGATGGAATATCGATAGCAATTTTATAACCATTTAATTTATTAATATCTCTAAAGAGTCCAAGAGTTTTTTCGTTTGCGGGAAGCTTAAAACCAGCACCAAAAAGAGCATCAACAATAATGTCGCCATCTTCTAATTTATAAATTCTATCAACACCAACAGCTAAAGCTCTCTTCATCTGTAATCTTGCCAATTCACTTTTTGGAGGTGCGGAAAGATATAGCTTTACATTATAGTCTCCATAGAGTTGTCGAGCCACAACAATTCCATCAGCACCGTTATTTCCTGAACCACTTAAAACAACAATTTTTTTCCCTTTTGGAAATTTCTTTTTTATGTAGTTTGATACACCAGTACCAGCATTTTCCATCAATGTATCTTCCGAAAGAAAGTATTCGGCATACAATTTTTTATCTAAGTTTAAAGTTTCTTTAAAAATATTTTCCATTTTTGACCTTTTTCAAAATAATAGCAAAAGAGAGTTTTTGAATTAGAACTTTAAAAATTATTTTTAAATATAATTTAAAATATTATTTTTTTGAGAAAATAACGATAATAGAAAACAAATAGAAAACAAAAGGAATGCGAAATGAAATATGCTATTTTCTTAATCTTTGTAATTTTTTCAGCATGTGAAGATTCTTCGACCTCATCGCAAAAAGAGGAAATTAGTGAAAATGAAATTGTTGAAACATTGCCAGAAGTTGAAATAGAAGAGAACATTACGGAAGAGATAAACGATACAGAAATTGTTGAAGAGATTCCTGAAATAGAAGAGAATATTACGGAAGAGATAAACGATACAGAAATTATTGAAATTGAAGAAAATATAACAGAAAAAAATAGTAGTGGTGGGGTTTTTTCAGGAGATTCCCTTTTTCCTCCAAATACAGATTTTGATACAGAAATTCCAGTTTATATTGAACCAGAAATTGAGATTGAAATTTTGGAAGAGAAAGAAGTTAAAACTCTTTCAGGCGAAATTGGGAATAAATTTCTTTCAAATTCATACTATTGGAAAATTGTTGATGAGGTCTCTGTTTTTGGAAAATTGGAAATTGAGGCGGGAACAACTCTTTTTGGAGAGACCACAAACTCTATTTTAACAGTTGAGAAAGGTGGAGAAATTTGGGCTGTTGGAAATGCAAAAAATCCTATTCTTTTTACTTCTCTCAAGAAATTTGATCCGCTTTGGAATTACAATAATTGGGGCGGTCTGCGAATCTTTGGTGATGAAAATTCTAGTAGTGGTGCTTTGAAATTTGTTCAAATTGATAATGGTGGCTCGAGAAATTATCATGGTCTGCTTCTCGATGAGGTTGACGAAATGCTAATTGAGTATCTTTTTGTAAATGACTCTCAGCGAGATGGAATTTATATTATCGGTGGTGATGTAAATTTGCGACACACAATTATTTTTGGTGCAAAAGGGGATTCTCTCGTTATTGATAGTGATTGGGGTGGAAAAATGCAAAATATCTATATCAAACAGGAGCGAGGAAATTTTGGCGATGATTCCGCAGGTCTTCAAATTGGCGGTGGAACAGATCAAAATATGATAATTTCAAACCTAACAATTGAGAGCGAAAATAGTAGCAGTGGCGATGGAATTCACTTAAAATCTGGCAGTTATATAAATATATACAACTCTCTTATAACTGGCTATCGTTCTGGTGCTTGTATTCGTGCAGAAGATTCTCTTGAAAATATCGCAAATTATGATTTTAATTCATCTGTTTTGGGACTTTGTGGAGGTGGAACATTTCTCTCAACTGGAGGCGGAAAAGAGATTTTAAAAACTTCTTTTTCAAACGGCGAAAATAATATTTCAAAAGCTCTTTCACTTTCCGCACTCTCAAAACTAGCAAAACCTGTTGAAACAAACAGTATTGATTCTTGGTTTGATGATTACAAAGAGGAGTTTCTCGGAGCATTTTACACAGACTCAAATCGAACTTGGTGGAGTAGTTGGTTAGGTGAATGAGTTTTTTTGTCGGAAAAATCCGACAAGCTCTAAGCCTCTTTAAGTCCAATTCTGATAATTTCATCAAGACTTGTTTCATGTTTCATCAACATATCAACAAGACCATCTCGGAGGGTTATCATTCCTTCTGACCTCATCGCCCGACGGAGTTCAAAATCGGAGGCACTATCTTTAACAAGCTCTTTTGCTCGATCTGTCATCAAAAAAAGTTCGCCGACAGCTTGTCTTCCATTGTATCCCGTGAAATTACATTTTGAACACCCTTTTGCTTTGTAAATTTCGGCATCTTCAGGCAAACCATATTCCGTCGCATACATTTCAGAAATTCTGTCTTCCACCTTACAACTATTACAAAGTTTCCGAACAAGTCTCTGTGCAAGAACTCCCCGCAAAGTAGAAGTAATCAAAAACTTATCAATTCCAATATCATCAAGTCTTGTTATCGCTGCGGTAGCTGTATTTGTGTGAAGTGTTGAAAGTAAAAGGTGTCCTGTAAGAGCAGCTTGAATCCCAATTGTCGCAGTCTCTTTATCCCGCATTTCCCCAACCATTACAATATCAGGGTCTTGTCGCAAAATTGAACGGAGAGCAGAGGCAAAAGTCAAACCAACTTTAGAATTTGCCTGAATTTGAGAAACATTGTCCGCTTTGTATTCAACAGGGTCTTCAACAGTCATGATGTTTTTTTCTGGTGTCGCAATACTCTGTAAAAAGGCATGGAGTGTTGTTGATTTCCCTGAACCAGTTGGTCCAGTAATCAAAATCATTCCATGCGAATATTTTAAAAGTTGCCGAAATTGATCTGTCATTTCATCAGAAAATCCAAGTTCTTCAAGTGTTGGAATATTTTCAGACTGCATCAGAATCCGCATAACGACTCTTTCCCCATGATACGATGGCAAAACAGAAACCCGAATATCTACAACTTCACCCGCGATTTTAATTTGTGTTCGACCATCTTGTGGAATTCTCTTTTCCGAAATATCCAGATTTGAAATTACTTTAATTCTGCTTATGATTAAACTAATAATCTTGCTCTCAATTTCAACATATTTTATTAAAGCACCATCAACACGAAAACGAACTTCACCCTTGTGTTCTTGTGTCTCAATATGAATATCTGAAGCACCTCTTTTGACAGCTTGAAAAAAGAGAGCATTTACAAATTTGATAATTGGAGCGGACTCTTCAGAAGTCAAAATATCAGATGAGTTTTGAAGAAATTCCGCTAGATTTATATCCTCTTCGTCTTCATCTTTTTCATCCTCTTTGACAGTTGTCGCTCGTAAATCTTCATCATTTTTTAGTTCAAGCGAACGGTGATAAAAATTTTCATATGTCTTCTCTTCTAAGTGATAAATTGGAAAATCTACATTTAATTTTGTTACAAAATGGACGGCTTCACCAATTCTCTTTTTATCAATAATTGCATAAATATTTTCATTGTCATCATTTCCAAAAAGCACTCCATATTTTATAGCCATACTAATATCTATATTTTCTGGAATATATGGAAAGAGTTCGATATTTTCAAGGGTTTCAATTTGAATCATGGTTTTTTTATAAAATTTAAAGAAGTTATTTTTCTAAAAATTTATCCTTTCTTTATATTATACATTAAAAAAAAGTCGGATTTCTCCGACTAGTTTTAAGTTATGATTTTTGCGATTGTGTATCCGATAAAACTAAGAACATAAGCTGAAATGGTTGTAAAAGCGATGAGGTATAGGAAATATATTTTCTTTCCACTCTCTTTCACAAAAACAATACTTGCCGCAAAACATGGAATATAAATCATGACAAAAATAATAAATGCGACCGCTGAAGCAAGTGGAATATTTTCACGGAGAAGTTCGATTAGTGTTTCGCTCTCTTCATCGACCTCATCGCCAATTGAGTATAAAACACCGAGAGTTGCAACAATCACCTCTTTTGCGGCGACACCAGTTTCAAGTGCGACTGCCATTTTCCAATCAAAACCGAGAGGCTCAAAAATTGGTTCGGATAATTTTCCAACTTGACCTAAATAACTATTTTCTAATTCAATTTGTTTTGACTCTTCTGGAGAGAAATCTTCCGAAATTTCAACTTTTGGAAATGAACTTGCAAACCAAATAAGAATAGATGCGAAAAGAATAAATGTTCCCGCTTTTTTAAGATACATAATTGCCTGAGTATAGACTGTATGCCAAAGTAGATAAAGCGATGGCATTCTGTAAGTTGGCAACTCCATTACAAACGGTTCATCTTTTCCTTTAAAAACAAAAACCCGTAAGATTTTCGCACCAATTAAACCAAAAATTGCACCTGACATATAAATCGCAAAAAGCCAATTTCCTGCCGACTCTGTTGGGAAAAATGCACTTACAAAAAGAACATAAACAGGCAGTTTTGCACCACAACTCATAAATCCAATTATGAACATTGTTAGGAGTCGGTCTTTTTCACTTTTTAGAGTTCGTGCTGACATATATGCTGGAATTGAACATCCAAAACCTGTAACAAGCGGAATGAAACTTTTTCCGTGCAAACCAAATTTATGAAAAAATCCATCAAGCAAAAATGCGACTCGACTCATGTAGCCAGTTGTCTCTAAAATCGCAATTCCTAAAAAGAGAATTAGAATATTTGGTAAAAAAAGTAGAACCGCACCAACTCCTCCAATCACTCCATCAACAATTAGAGAATTCCAAAGTGGATGAGAAATATATCCGCCAATATATGAACCAATAAAAGATATAAATCCATCTATCCAATCCATTGGAATTGAGCCAATTTCAAAAGTTAGCTGAAAAAGTCCCCACATTAAAAATAGGAAAATTGGAATTCCAAAAAATTTATGAAGAAGAATTGAATCTACTTTTTCAGTTCGGCTTTCTAATTTCTTTTTCCGAATATCAACACTCTCTTCAACAATTCCCTTTGAAATGGCAACTCTCTCTTCTGAAAATATTGAATCCATATTTTTTTCTTCGTAGTGAATATGAATGTGTTCGAGAGACTCTTTTAAAAGCGGAGAGAGTTCCACCCAAAGAATATCTTCATGCAATTTTTCGTAAATATCAGAAGAGTTTTGTAAAAGTTTGAGAGCATTTGCACGGTTTGAAAGATTTTGGAATTGAAAATCACGAGTGTTTAAGAAGTATTCGAGATTTAAAATCTCTTCTTCAATGACTTGGGAATAGACAAGGCGATTTTCAGAAGTTTTTTTATCAATATGTAGATTTACAATTTGCTCTAGGAGTTCATCAATTCCAATTTTTTTCTTTGCAGAGATTTTGACAACAGGAATTCCGATGAGAGTCGAGAGATTTTCAGAGTCGATAACGATATTTTTCTCTTCAGCTTCATCAATCATATTAAGAGCGAGAACAACTTTTAGATTTAATTCAAGAAGTTGAGTTGTTAAAAAAAGACTTTTTTCCAATTGAGTAGAGTCTGCAACATTTACGATGAGGTCGTATTCTTCATTTTGCAGAAAATCACTTGTTACTTTTTCGTCAAGTGTATAATTTTGAAGTGAATAAGAACCTGGTAAATCGATAAAATTTATCTCAATTCCACGAAACTTTGCAAAGACCTCTTTTTTTTCAACTGTAACACCTGCAAAATTTCCAACTTTTAAATTGCTATCACTTATAGAATTTATAAGGGAGCTTTTTCCAACATTTGGCTGACCAACAACAGCAATTTTAATCATTTTCCACCTCAATAGATTTTGCTTCACTTTTACGAAGAGCAATGTGAGTTCCGCCGACTTTAATTTCAAGATTTTCGCGATTTGGATTGCAATTTTCAAGAGTTACGATTGAACCTCGAGAAATTCCAAAAGAGTTAAAGCGATTTTTTAATTCACTATCAGAATTTATTTTGACAATTTTTCTTTTGTCGCCTTTTTTCATTTCAAAAATTGTTTGCAAAACAACTCCTCTAAATTTTCTGCAATTGTAAAAAAATATTTAAAAAAAGAGATTACTATTTAAAAAACAAATCTGTTTCTAAGTTATATCTCAATTAATTGTTAAAATTTTCACCAAAAAAAGAGATTCCTTGAATATTTTTGAAGAGATAAGAGAAAATTTTGATAGAGAGAAATTTTTAAAAGAGATTGGAGTTAAAACACAGACACACAAAGTATCTTTTTTTCATAAAGATTTTACAAATGAAGAGTTTGACAAAAGCAGAGTTTTAATTCTTGATTTTGAACACTCAAAAAGTCATCAAATTTACGAAATCGGTCTTATTATTTTGGAAAATAAAAAGATTGTGGAGAGTTGGTTTGAAGAGTTTCAATTGGAGTTGAGTGATTACTATTTTGATTTTGACAAAAAAAGAATGGTCGAAGTTAGCCCAGATTTTAATTTTGATAAACAGAAATTAGAACCTCATCACCTCCAAAAATTGATCTCTTTAATTGAGAATTCTCATTTTATAATCGCTCACAATTTTACTGCTGAAATGCAAATTATTCACAAAATTCTCTATCCAAATTTGAAATTTAATGTTAGAAATTTAAGTATTTACAATGACGAAAAAGTGATTTGCACAAAAAGAAGTTTTGATAACAAATATTTTAAAAAGATGAATATTTTTGAGAGCTTTTCTAACTCAAAGATTTCCCAACATTTTGGTTGGAGTGTCCAATTTGAAGATAATCAATTTGTTTTTAAAAACCATATTTTAAATATCGGTTTTCCTTTTTCTAATTACCCTCAAAATATTTCAAATGTTAAATTGCACAATGCTTTTTACGACACACTGGTAACACTTACAAACTATTTGAGTTTAAAATATTTAAATAAATAGAACAAGTCGGATTTTTCCGACTATTTTTACAAATTTGAGAAATCAACTTTTGGCAAACTTGCAAATCCAGGTTTTGCAAATAAATATCCCTGATAAAGAGAAATATCAATATTTCGTAGAAATTTAAACTCCTCTTCTTTTTCAACTCCCTCTGCTAGAACATCAATTCCAAGTTCTAAGCAGACTTCACAAACTGCACGAACAACCGACTGTTTCGCACCATTTTTATGAATATCTCTAATTAAGTCAATGTCGAGTTTTAAAACTTCTGGTTTTACATTTATTAACATATTTAATCCAGCATAACCTGAACCAAAATCATCAATGGCTATATTTACTCCATCTTGTTTAATAATATTTAAAATACTTGCGAGATGATTTTTGTTGTAAATCTCTTCATTTTCCGTAACTTCAATTATCAATTTCCGATGATCAAATCCGTATTGTTCGGCTTTAAGAAGTGTTCTCTCAATAAATTCACCACCATTAAAAGTTACAGCAGATGGAGAGAAGTTAAAATTTAACTCTGTATTGACTCCAAGTTTTTGAGCAAGTTCAATCGCTTTTTCTCGGCTATATTGGTCAAAAAGATTAAAATCGCATTTATCAACTTTGTCAAAAACCATATATGGAGGTTCTCCATCTCCACCTCGAATTAAAACTTCATATGAGACAATTTTTTTCTCATCAATGTCTATAATTGGCTGAAAAGCATGAGAGATATTTATTTTTTGGAAATATTCTGGAAAAGTCATTGTAGCCTCCATTTGCCTTTTAAAAAAGCATTTAACAGTTTTTTTGATCTACCTTTTGAAATATCGGCAATACATTTCCCGTCAGAGAAAAAATCATTCATTCCATCAAGTTTTTCAATATCTTCTTTTTCTAAATGAGCATAACCCATTGACCAATTTTCAAAATCTCTTTGATAAATACTTTCTGAGATTATCTCAACAATATTTGTGTGTCGTTCATCATATTTGATTTTCTCAAAAAGTTCAGAAACATCTTTTTCGCTACCTTCGAGAACTTGAAAGAAGCTACCGTTTTCATAGAGTAGCATTCCCGTTATATTTAAATCTCTATTTTTCTCTTTGGCTTTTTTAAGCATTTCTAAAATTTTTTCTTGTGAAAAATGTTCAACTTCTCGACTTGCATATATTTTGTGAATGAGATTTTCCATTGTGAAGAACTCCGCCCTATGGTTTTCGGCACGTGTGCTAAATTGCCAAATTTTTATCCGATTCTAACAAAATTATTTGATCAGAATATGCTCATTTTCAACAAAAGCACAAACAAGTTTTTTAGCTCTTTCTAAACTCATGTCTTCAATTCCGTTAAATTGAAAAAAATCTTCCATTCCTTTAATCTTTTCAATATCAACTTTTCTTAGAATTGTGTACCCCATAGACCAATCACTAAAATACCTTTTATCAGTATGTTCAATAAAAACTGTTTTCACTTCTTTATGTCGATTATCTAATTTTATTCTCTCATAGAGTTTCATTGTTTCATCTTTTTCACCCTCGAGAACTTGAAAATAGTATTCATCGAGATGTAAAAGCATTCCTGTAATATCAAGATAGAAATTATTTTTCTGAGACTGTGCAACCATCTGAATAAAATCTTTATTCGAGAGCTTTTCTGTCTCCTTGCTACTATAAACTAAACGAACAATTTTTTCCATAAAAAAACTCCTTCTATTAAATTAATTTAAAATTATAACAATTTGGAAATTCCATCAAAAGCAACATTTGTCATGAAATCAATCTCATCTTTTTTGATAATTAGAGGAGGCATAAAATAGACAATATGCCCAAGAGGTCGAAGAAGAACCCCATTTTTCAAACCATGCTTGTAAATTTTTAGTCCAACTCTCTCTTCCCACTTGTAGCCTTTTAATTCAACTGCTCCAACCATACCTTGCTGTCGAACCTCTTTAACATTTGGAAGAGTTTTAAATTTTTCCAAACTTTCTGAGAGATAGTCAATTTTTTCTTGTAAATTTTCGATGATATTCTCATTTTCAAAAATATCAAGAGTTGCATTTGCAGCGGAACAGGCAAGAGCATTTCCTGTATAGCTATGAGAGTGAAGAAAAGATTTCATCTCTTTGTAATCACAATAGAATTCTCGATAAACATCATCAGTTGTTAAAACAAGAGACATTGGTAAATATCCTCCCGTCAAACCTTTTGAAACAATCATAAAATCTGGAGAAACCCCAGCATGTTCAAGTGCAAACATTTTTCCAGTTCGTCCAAATCCAGTGGCGACCTCATCGGCAATAAAATGAATTCCAAACTCTTTAGTGAGCTTCTTAATTTCGATGAGGTACTGCGGATGATACATGTTCATAGACCCCGCACACTGAATAAGTGGTTCAAGAATAATTCCAGAAATCTCAGAGCTTCTCTCTTCTAAAACTTTTCTTAACTCGGCAATAGGCTTCCAAATAGATTCCTCTTTTTGGTCAAAAGGAACTGGAACTTGAATTGAACGAATCATTATTTCACTATAAGTCTGTTTATAGAGTTCCACATCACCAATAGCTAAAGCTCCAAGAGTTTCACCATGATATGAATTTTTAAGAGAGATAAAAAATGGTCTTGTTTCACCTCTGTTTTTATGATAGTGAAAACTCATTTTTAGTGCAACTTCAACTCCAGCAGAACCATTATCCGCAAAAAAGACTTTGCTTAAACCATCTGGTGCAATCTTTAAAACTCTCTCCGAAACTTTGACTGCTTGTTCATGTGTAAAACCTGCAAGAATTACATGTTCGAGAGTTTGGAGTTGTTCTGTAATCTTTGAATTTATATACTCATTGCTATGTCCAAAAAGATTTACCCACCAAGAGCTTATCGCATCAAGATATCTGTTACCGTCAAAATCTTCTAAGTAGAGACCCTTTCCGCTTTTTATAGGAATCATTGGTAAAAATTCATGATCCTTCATCTGTGTGCATGGATGCCAAACCGTCGCTAAATCTCTTTCAACAAATTCACTATTTCTTCTCAAATCTAAAAATCCTTTACTTCATATCCTGCATCGAGGATTGTTTTCTTTGCACTATTTTTTGACTCTTTCTTTTTTCCGATAAATCTAATTTCAACTCGTCGGTTTTTTTCACGACCTTCAGGAGTTTTATTTGTTGCAACTGGTCTATATTCACCAAAACCTGCGCCGTGTGCTT
This region includes:
- a CDS encoding sensor of blue-light using FAD (PFAM: Sensors of blue-light using FAD), giving the protein MEKIVRLVYSSKETEKLSNKDFIQMVAQSQKNNFYLDITGMLLHLDEYYFQVLEGEKDETMKLYERIKLDNRHKEVKTVFIEHTDKRYFSDWSMGYTILRKVDIEKIKGMEDFFQFNGIEDMSLERAKKLVCAFVENEHILIK
- a CDS encoding adenosylmethionine-8-amino-7-oxononanoate transaminase (PFAM: Aminotransferase class-III~TIGRFAM: adenosylmethionine-8-amino-7-oxononanoate transaminase) — encoded protein: MRRNSEFVERDLATVWHPCTQMKDHEFLPMIPIKSGKGLYLEDFDGNRYLDAISSWWVNLFGHSNEYINSKITEQLQTLEHVILAGFTHEQAVKVSERVLKIAPDGLSKVFFADNGSAGVEVALKMSFHYHKNRGETRPFFISLKNSYHGETLGALAIGDVELYKQTYSEIMIRSIQVPVPFDQKEESIWKPIAELRKVLEERSSEISGIILEPLIQCAGSMNMYHPQYLIEIKKLTKEFGIHFIADEVATGFGRTGKMFALEHAGVSPDFMIVSKGLTGGYLPMSLVLTTDDVYREFYCDYKEMKSFLHSHSYTGNALACSAANATLDIFENENIIENLQEKIDYLSESLEKFKTLPNVKEVRQQGMVGAVELKGYKWEERVGLKIYKHGLKNGVLLRPLGHIVYFMPPLIIKKDEIDFMTNVAFDGISKLL
- a CDS encoding mannose-1-phosphate guanylyltransferase (PFAM: Sensors of blue-light using FAD), which codes for MENLIHKIYASREVEHFSQEKILEMLKKAKEKNRDLNITGMLLYENGSFFQVLEGSEKDVSELFEKIKYDERHTNIVEIISESIYQRDFENWSMGYAHLEKEDIEKLDGMNDFFSDGKCIADISKGRSKKLLNAFLKGKWRLQ